Within Aphelocoma coerulescens isolate FSJ_1873_10779 chromosome 1A, UR_Acoe_1.0, whole genome shotgun sequence, the genomic segment TGATCTCCGCAGGAAGCCTCTTGTTGCCCAGGACAAAGTGCTCCAGGCGTTTCAACTGCAGGCAGCGGCGCAGGTATGCCATGATGTCCCACAGCCGCCGCTCAAATTCCCTCCTGCGCCACTTGGACAGCGGTACGGTGGTCAGCACGTGCATGACCACAGTCTTCCAGGTCGAGCTGGAAAAACCTGTGCCCCTCAGGATGtaggtgaagagctgcaggcatttcaggtgcaagctctcacacggcacctgcctggccacgtgctggaagaattttgcctctgccacagcgtaCGTCTCAGGCCACGCTGTGCTTGCGATGGACTCGGCCTTGGCGGGCCggctgctcacagagctgctggagccgcctttctgggcctctgtgggctggctgACCACAAAGATGTCGGAGTCCCCGTGGCGCACCCCAAACAGCATCTCCACCatcaggctctccttgcctttgCTCAGCCGGAATTGGCAGGAccggctgcagggctgaaacaccAAGTGCCACGAGTACGactgaggcaaatgcagccacGAGCATCTCACCAGCTGGTAGAACCAGTGGGAGGTTTTCTCCACGTCCAGGTAGGAGCCAGTGCAGAGTGTCTCTAGGaggctgggcttctgcttcCGCCGCAGCTCCTTCTGCGagtggtgcaggaagcacaacagcttctcgcccagctgctccctctcgcacgtgcacaccagctccacacggacgcagaaggtccttgctgccatctgcccggcactgttcagctccaggtggaaggCGTGTCCCGGCGGGGGATTCAGTGGGACCAGCATGCGGTACACCACATCCTGCTCACGGGGACTCCAACCCTcaaaggcactgcccaccccgaTGGCTTCTTGAGGCACCGGGTAGAAACTATTGCTCACGCTGTCAGTAAAGACACGCGTGAAGCTCTCCATCAGCTCCGCTGCCACTGAGCGACCTCTCTCCACGTCCTCGACAGGACACTGTATGCGATCCACTAAAAGGATCCCTCGCTTATTCCCAACGTCCCGGgtgtcttcttcctcttcagttCCACCACGGCTGCCTTTGTCCTTGCCATCACCGCGGccttctttttcactggcagccacatttccaccttcttcttcttttccatcttcattcttcttgcctttcacattcgcatccctgttttcctgatccTTCCCATTCCGATCACTGGTTCTGTGTTCACTGGAATGCCTGTCTTCCTTCACCTTCACATTGTTGCTGTCTCCTTCACTTGCTTTATCAGCACCTTCTTCAGTTGAAGCAACATTgccgtgctcctctccatttccatcttcatttttttctcccttcatatCGGCAGCACTGCCTTTCTCATCTTTGTCTCCATCATTGCCTTCTTCGTTT encodes:
- the LOC138104457 gene encoding inositol 1,4,5-trisphosphate receptor-interacting protein-like 1; this translates as MKGEKNEDGNGEEHGNVASTEEGADKASEGDSNNVKVKEDRHSSEHRTSDRNGKDQENRDANVKGKKNEDGKEEEGGNVAASEKEGRGDGKDKGSRGGTEEEEDTRDVGNKRGILLVDRIQCPVEDVERGRSVAAELMESFTRVFTDSVSNSFYPVPQEAIGVGSAFEGWSPREQDVVYRMLVPLNPPPGHAFHLELNSAGQMAARTFCVRVELVCTCEREQLGEKLLCFLHHSQKELRRKQKPSLLETLCTGSYLDVEKTSHWFYQLVRCSWLHLPQSYSWHLVFQPCSRSCQFRLSKGKESLMVEMLFGVRHGDSDIFVVSQPTEAQKGGSSSSVSSRPAKAESIASTAWPETYAVAEAKFFQHVARQVPCESLHLKCLQLFTYILRGTGFSSSTWKTVVMHVLTTVPLSKWRRREFERRLWDIMAYLRRCLQLKRLEHFVLGNKRLPAEISLPPAMRTVEPLNLFEHLARDPAAHAEAMQAYGQLRFRLWTLLSSL